The genomic window AGGGCTTCGACTTCCGGGTCGCGGGCAAGGGCTTCTGCTGGTCCTACCCGGAGCGCGAGCCCGGCCGACCCCGCACGATCCGCACCGACGTCGCGGTCCTCTACGTCGGCGACGAGGCCGAGAAGCAGGCGCTGCTCAAGGGCGAGCCCGACCTGTTCTTCACGACCCCGGCGTACGACGGATGGCCCCTGGTGCTGGTGCGGCTGCCGACGCTCGGGCGGCGGCGCCTGCGCGAGCTCGTGACCGACGCGTGGCGGATGCGCAGCGGCGAGATCGGCAGCTGACCTACGACCCGGAAGCCAGCGGCCGGGCCCGCTGCGGGTGGATCGACTCGTGACGCGCGAGCATCGCGACGTACCCCTCGATCTTGCGCGCGCGGGTCTCGGCGCGCTTCACCGAGCCGACGCGGTGGATGAGGGCGAAGCGGTTGACCTTCGTGAGCACGTCGAGCATCGCCTGTGCCGCGGGCACAGCGGCGATCGCGGCGGCGAGGTCTGCCGGGAGCTCGGCCTCGGACTGCGCCGCGTAGGCCGCGGCCCATCGGCCGTCGGCGTGGGCGGCCGCGACGGCAGCGCGGCCAGCGGGCTGCATCCGGCCCTCCGCCTCGAGCCGGGCGACGTGGGCGACGTTGCGCTGCGACCAGATGCTGCGGGCCCGCCGCGGCGTGTAGCGGATCCAGGCGGCGTGCTCGTCGCGCTTGCGCGTCTGCCCGTCGATCCACCCGACGCACAGCGCCTCGTCGACGGCCTCCTGCCACGTCACGGTCGTGACGGTGCCGCCCTTCTTCCCGATCGCGAGCCACACCCCCGGGGAGGTCTCGTGGTGCGCGAGCAGCCAGGCCTGCAGCGCGGCCGCGTCGAGCACGACCAGCTCGGCCAGCTCGACGGGCATCCGATCAGGCTGACGGTGTCTGGGTGAGGACAAGGGCGACCTGCGCGGACACCGTGCGACGTGCGACGCAAGCACCCCTCATGCGCCCGGATCGTAGAGCCTGTCAGGCCGCCGCGGCCTCGAAGGCGGCCTGGCAGTCGACGCAGCGGGCGGCCTCGGGACGGACCGCGAGACGAGCCGCCGGGATCTGCTTCCCGCAATCGCTGCAGGTCCCCCAGCTGCCGTCCTCGATGCGCGCCAGCGCGGCCTCGATCTCCGAGCGCTGGACGACAGCGTGCTCGAGCATCGCGTTCTCCCGGTCCAGCTCGGAGATCTCGCTGGCCGTGTCGGCCGGGTGCTGGTCGACGTTGCTCAGCTCCGAGGACTCGCCGGCGTCCTCGCGCTCGAGGGTCGCGGCGGTGGTGTCGAGCTCCCGCAGCACCTGCTCCAGCTGGGTCCGGGCTTCCTGGGCGTCCACGTCGTGCCTCCTCGCATGCAGCGTCGACCCGCCTGCTGGCGCGTCTGCAGTCCTCCTACCCAGGCACCGGCCCTTTAGCCTTCGAGACGTGCGCGTCACTGCCGGTCTCCTCGTCGCAGCGGTGCTGCTCGTCCAGACCGTCGCGGCCGCCGCGCCCGCCGCCGCGGCGACGATGCCGCTCCCGCCGCCGCTGACCTCCGACGCCCAGGGCGTCGAGCTGTGCAGCGCGGTCGGCAGCCGGCCGGACCGGTGCCTGCAGTCCTTCGTACCGGGACCGGTCCGCAACGACGAGGTGGTCCTCGTGCGGCTCGACGGCTCCGGCCGGCCGGCCGTCGTCGAGCTCGAGCAGCGGCTGCGGCTCACCGGCGAGGGCGACTACGCGATCCGCGAGCGCGGCCCCGCCCGGCAGGCCCGCACGCTCGGTGAGCTCGACCCCCCGGTGACGAAGTTCGGGGCGGTCGTCTGGCAGGGCTTCTCCCCCGGCGAGCGGGAGCTGGCCGCGCTGCTCACCCTCGACGCGGGCCTCGAGGCGGTGCGGCTGCCCTTCGCAGTGACCGCGTCCTTCACCCCCGCCGGCGGCCAGCCGCAACCCCTCGGTCCGGGCGCGTCGGTCCCGGGCCCCGGCACCGTCCGCGTCGTCGTCGACAACAGGACCGTCCAGCCGACCGAGCTGCCCGCCGGCACCGACGCCACCGCGACCTCGCTCGCCCCGGTGCTCGACGCGCTGCGGCTGCGGGCCGTGACCGACCGGGCCCGGCTCGAGGTCGCGGCCGGGCCGGTGCGCAAAGACGTCCCCGGGGCTCAGCCGCTCGGGACCCGGCTGCCCGCCGCGGGGGCCGGTCTGCCCGCCCGGGTCGAGGTCGCCACCGCCGGCCGCACGCAGGGCGAGCAGTCGGTCCCGCTCAACCTCGCCCTGTCGCTGACCGGTGAGGGCGTGACCCCGACGAGCCCTGGCGCGACGGCCGTCGCCGGTGGCGCGCAGCTCGTCGGCACCCTGCCCGGTGGGCAGCAGGTCGAGCTGGCGGTGGCGGTCGCCGGACCGGCACGGCTCGCGCTGAGCGGCACCGCCGTACCCGCCCTGGACCCGCGCTCGCTCACCCCTCCCGCACCGGCCACCTCCTGGGCGCAGTGGGCGCGGTCGGCCCCGGACGCCTCCGCGCGGCGGGCCGCGCTGGACCTGCTCGTCGCGAGCGCCGCCGCGGGCGCGCGCGCAGCGTCGTACTCCCCCTATCTCGGCGCGGACCTGCCCGGCACGGGGAGCACCGTCTTCCGGCTGTCCTTCGCCGAGCCCGCTGCACTGCCCGAGGTCGCCGAGCGACTGACGCTGCGACCGGGCCCGCTCGCCGTCACCGGGGTCGCCGTCCTGCTGCTTTTCGCGCACGGCGCCCTGCTCTGGAGACGGTCCTAGAAGAGCGCGACCGGGTCGACGAGGCCGGGGCGGTCGTTGCGGACGTTGCCCACGTCCTTGGAGACCGGCCAGGCGTCGAGAAGGCCTGCCACGCCGGGGACGAGCAGGTCGCCCGGGTCAGGCACCGATGGGTCGAGCCAG from Mycobacteriales bacterium includes these protein-coding regions:
- a CDS encoding MmcQ/YjbR family DNA-binding protein; its protein translation is MADADDVRELALALDGVVEIDSEGFDFRVAGKGFCWSYPEREPGRPRTIRTDVAVLYVGDEAEKQALLKGEPDLFFTTPAYDGWPLVLVRLPTLGRRRLRELVTDAWRMRSGEIGS
- a CDS encoding YdeI/OmpD-associated family protein, translated to MPVELAELVVLDAAALQAWLLAHHETSPGVWLAIGKKGGTVTTVTWQEAVDEALCVGWIDGQTRKRDEHAAWIRYTPRRARSIWSQRNVAHVARLEAEGRMQPAGRAAVAAAHADGRWAAAYAAQSEAELPADLAAAIAAVPAAQAMLDVLTKVNRFALIHRVGSVKRAETRARKIEGYVAMLARHESIHPQRARPLASGS
- a CDS encoding TraR/DksA C4-type zinc finger protein; this translates as MDAQEARTQLEQVLRELDTTAATLEREDAGESSELSNVDQHPADTASEISELDRENAMLEHAVVQRSEIEAALARIEDGSWGTCSDCGKQIPAARLAVRPEAARCVDCQAAFEAAAA